One Pyrofollis japonicus DNA window includes the following coding sequences:
- the aroE gene encoding shikimate dehydrogenase — translation MPRRCSPGTRLYGLIGSPVKHSLSPLIHCTFYERYGVDAVYLVWDTVPEALAERVHALRSLAAGFNATIPLKEKIIGLLDGLEEDAAEIGAVNTVKNGGGKLWGYNTDYLGVMKCLGRIQGERALVIGAGGAARAAVYALYRLGVSRIIVANRSMDRAKKLAHWARGLGIDLEISSLDDAENAARRADIIVNATPLGSKSCCPDQAPPVIAAIHSGQVVFDMVYQPLETLLLREARKRGARTVTGLCMLVWQALYAEKIWLGIEPSIDDYNYVVNEVVKYLSTSG, via the coding sequence TTGCCTAGGCGGTGTTCCCCGGGGACTAGGCTCTACGGGCTCATAGGTAGTCCTGTTAAACACAGCTTGAGCCCTCTCATTCATTGCACATTTTATGAGCGCTACGGCGTTGATGCTGTTTACCTGGTATGGGATACAGTGCCGGAGGCCTTGGCTGAGAGGGTGCATGCTCTGCGCAGCCTGGCAGCCGGGTTCAACGCGACTATCCCGCTCAAGGAGAAGATAATAGGGCTTCTCGATGGCCTTGAGGAAGATGCCGCGGAGATAGGGGCGGTAAACACTGTTAAGAACGGGGGCGGGAAGCTGTGGGGCTACAACACTGACTACTTGGGTGTGATGAAGTGCCTCGGGAGAATCCAGGGGGAGAGGGCCCTAGTCATAGGTGCTGGCGGGGCTGCGAGAGCCGCTGTCTACGCTCTGTATAGGCTCGGCGTATCCAGGATAATTGTTGCCAATAGGAGCATGGACAGAGCGAAGAAGCTGGCTCACTGGGCTAGGGGGCTCGGCATAGATTTGGAGATTAGTAGTTTAGACGACGCGGAGAACGCGGCAAGAAGAGCCGACATAATAGTTAACGCTACGCCTCTCGGAAGCAAGTCTTGCTGCCCCGATCAAGCACCACCCGTTATCGCCGCAATTCATAGCGGCCAAGTAGTATTTGACATGGTTTATCAGCCGCTGGAAACCCTGCTTCTCCGAGAAGCGCGAAAGAGAGGGGCGAGAACAGTCACCGGGCTCTGTATGCTTGTCTGGCAAGCACTATACGCGGAGAAGATATGGCTAGGCATAGAGCCCAGTATTGATGACTACAACTACGTAGTAAACGAGGTTGTAAAGTATCTGAGCACGAGTGGCTAG
- a CDS encoding DUF998 domain-containing protein — translation METARISRYLIYLGPLVVVLAWLIIGAAWLLNRDWFVFTRHAFSDLGGPRSCCPGLYNYGLVLLGVLLALWGIAATYLAENKPEAIGASYMVVAGVFLLLIGIFPSGTRHHVCVSTWFFIQSYWGLSLLLYGQAKRGSRAAKVSLAALLVSIPLGVLLALWPGWPSAATLETYLIVFIDVGVIVASRELSHR, via the coding sequence TTGGAGACTGCTAGGATTAGCCGCTACCTAATATACCTAGGACCCCTCGTAGTAGTACTCGCGTGGCTCATTATCGGGGCTGCGTGGCTTCTTAACAGAGACTGGTTCGTATTCACTAGGCACGCTTTCAGCGACCTAGGTGGCCCCCGTAGCTGCTGCCCAGGCCTCTACAACTATGGCTTGGTGCTGCTCGGAGTACTGCTTGCGCTATGGGGTATCGCGGCCACCTATCTCGCCGAGAACAAGCCCGAGGCCATTGGGGCCTCCTACATGGTTGTGGCCGGCGTATTCCTCCTACTCATAGGCATATTCCCTTCCGGGACAAGGCACCACGTATGCGTCTCCACGTGGTTCTTTATCCAGAGCTACTGGGGGCTGAGCCTCCTCCTCTACGGGCAAGCCAAGCGGGGCTCAAGGGCTGCGAAAGTGTCTCTAGCAGCGCTCCTAGTATCTATACCGCTTGGAGTATTGCTTGCCCTGTGGCCTGGGTGGCCGAGCGCAGCAACCCTGGAGACGTACCTCATAGTCTTTATTGATGTAGGTGTTATTGTTGCCTCACGGGAGCTTTCCCATCGCTAG
- a CDS encoding cupin domain-containing protein, producing the protein MQDKYIEVMPGVHSRLLYCSDEAVVIETLLEKGAVVPKHSHTSLQVSFCQRGLLELKIGGKTVVMRPGDLQVIPPGVEHEARALEETVVVDVNAPFTEDRKGLVEKLGGCQAAQVKKG; encoded by the coding sequence TTGCAAGACAAGTACATAGAGGTAATGCCTGGGGTTCACTCCCGCCTCCTCTACTGCAGCGACGAAGCAGTAGTCATCGAGACGCTTCTAGAGAAGGGCGCTGTTGTGCCAAAGCACAGTCATACTAGTCTACAAGTCTCCTTCTGCCAAAGAGGCCTCCTAGAGCTGAAGATAGGTGGCAAGACAGTAGTCATGAGGCCTGGTGATCTCCAAGTTATCCCGCCGGGAGTCGAGCATGAGGCCAGGGCTCTGGAGGAGACAGTAGTCGTTGACGTCAATGCACCGTTTACAGAGGATCGTAAAGGCCTCGTGGAGAAGCTGGGAGGGTGCCAAGCAGCACAAGTAAAGAAAGGCTAG
- a CDS encoding cytochrome c biogenesis protein CcdA, protein MLHTRLLGELVGFAALDSINPCTFYVYAVLLLATSIRTKSPKRVMATALAFTAAVYIGYLLVALGIAFASTTLPIWLLGVVAMAFGSYTLAEAVAERHGKALPLARPGGKLSKHALRAAWSILAAGLLGFLASFTLLPCSSGPLLAFITLARASSATSITELLPYLLIYNLVFVAPLLVIGVSITAAYRVRKVQEAVARYSAELSAVAGILLILVGVVVLV, encoded by the coding sequence GTGCTCCATACTAGGCTTCTCGGCGAGCTTGTCGGGTTCGCCGCGCTTGACAGCATCAATCCGTGTACTTTCTACGTGTATGCTGTGCTCTTGCTCGCAACCTCTATTCGCACGAAGAGTCCGAAAAGGGTAATGGCTACCGCCCTGGCTTTCACGGCAGCCGTTTACATAGGTTACCTCCTGGTTGCCCTCGGAATAGCCTTTGCCTCGACAACTCTGCCTATATGGCTCCTGGGAGTCGTGGCGATGGCTTTCGGCTCCTATACCCTTGCAGAGGCGGTCGCTGAGAGACACGGAAAGGCACTGCCCCTTGCAAGACCTGGGGGAAAGCTCTCAAAGCACGCCCTACGAGCAGCTTGGAGCATCCTGGCCGCGGGGCTTCTAGGCTTCCTGGCCTCCTTCACGCTCTTGCCATGTAGTAGCGGGCCCCTCCTCGCATTCATCACGCTAGCCCGGGCAAGCAGCGCTACATCGATCACAGAGCTACTACCATACCTGCTCATCTACAACCTTGTGTTCGTCGCCCCTCTCCTCGTGATAGGTGTCTCCATAACGGCTGCGTATCGGGTAAGGAAGGTGCAAGAAGCTGTTGCCAGGTACTCGGCCGAGCTGAGCGCAGTGGCCGGCATATTACTGATACTGGTAGGGGTAGTCGTGCTCGTCTAA
- a CDS encoding DsbA family protein, producing MRSQYPLLVLLISIVVVAALVLGLGLHIGDNTSSTASSAEAPRTSSQTTSTTNAQQNPTTTIEHRNVFIVEIGDPRCPHCKAMEEFFERYSSRTGIRSYFCSVLNSGCAEAFWALYKLKATQGVPTIVACSKDGILFVEVGELRSTEWWNEALLSSEPRMEGKIHVYLAGDKYGEIDASKELYQVLCTATINASELISPG from the coding sequence GTGAGAAGCCAGTATCCGCTCCTAGTCTTACTAATCAGTATTGTAGTCGTGGCTGCACTAGTCCTGGGCCTAGGCCTACATATCGGAGACAATACTAGTAGCACTGCCAGTTCCGCCGAAGCGCCCAGAACGAGTAGCCAAACAACTAGTACTACTAATGCTCAGCAGAACCCGACTACTACAATTGAGCACAGGAACGTATTCATAGTGGAAATAGGTGATCCGAGATGCCCTCATTGCAAGGCAATGGAGGAATTCTTTGAGAGGTACTCCTCGAGGACAGGTATAAGGTCTTACTTCTGCTCCGTCCTTAACAGTGGTTGTGCAGAAGCCTTCTGGGCTCTCTACAAGCTCAAGGCAACACAGGGAGTCCCGACAATAGTTGCTTGCAGCAAGGACGGGATCCTCTTCGTAGAAGTCGGGGAGCTCAGAAGCACCGAGTGGTGGAACGAGGCGCTCCTAAGCAGTGAGCCAAGAATGGAGGGCAAGATTCACGTCTACCTGGCTGGAGACAAGTATGGCGAGATAGATGCCTCGAAGGAGCTTTACCAAGTACTCTGTACAGCCACAATCAACGCTTCAGAGCTGATTAGCCCGGGCTAG
- a CDS encoding aldo/keto reductase, whose protein sequence is MKYNVLGRTGLKVSAIAYAVYGVHGPYEGLSRRDLAELVKEAWSLGINFYITAPVYGMEALEALRRGLGEDIEEAVVGVLVGYKRGGGQSFEPEFLTSSLEEACEALGKCPVDLAIIHDPGLEVLRNRALYEAMRGLVEDELASHLAVSISQDPDALLAAREALRHDEVEALRFVYNVLEQEPGATIAREAREKGRGIIVAMPHAGGLMLGETPSSWENMEPYYAGGKRMRGWYRSALVLYKFMEKTLREELATLLEANTPAQLALRFIYSSIPVDTIEVAARTKEKLRELVEASEAPLLSKEEVEKLRQIYEKGRSPGASMS, encoded by the coding sequence GTGAAGTACAATGTGCTCGGGAGAACCGGGCTAAAAGTATCGGCCATCGCGTACGCTGTTTACGGTGTACACGGTCCCTACGAGGGGCTCTCTCGCCGGGACCTCGCAGAGCTCGTCAAAGAGGCGTGGAGCCTAGGCATAAACTTCTACATCACGGCGCCAGTGTACGGCATGGAGGCGCTAGAGGCGCTTCGCCGCGGGCTCGGCGAGGACATCGAGGAAGCAGTAGTAGGTGTGCTTGTGGGCTATAAGCGCGGGGGAGGACAGAGCTTCGAGCCAGAATTCCTAACCAGCAGCCTAGAGGAGGCATGTGAGGCTCTAGGAAAATGCCCTGTAGATTTAGCTATAATCCATGACCCGGGCCTCGAGGTTCTCCGCAACAGGGCGCTCTACGAGGCTATGCGGGGCCTCGTGGAGGACGAGCTTGCAAGTCACCTAGCTGTCTCGATAAGCCAGGACCCGGACGCCCTGCTAGCTGCTAGAGAGGCTCTTCGCCACGATGAGGTTGAGGCTCTGCGCTTCGTCTACAATGTCTTGGAGCAGGAGCCCGGAGCGACCATAGCTAGGGAGGCGAGGGAGAAGGGCCGCGGCATAATAGTCGCGATGCCTCATGCTGGCGGCCTGATGCTGGGGGAGACTCCGAGTAGCTGGGAGAACATGGAGCCGTACTATGCTGGCGGCAAGAGGATGAGAGGCTGGTATCGTAGCGCACTCGTACTCTACAAGTTCATGGAGAAGACTCTGAGAGAGGAGCTTGCCACACTCCTCGAGGCTAATACGCCCGCGCAGCTCGCGCTACGATTCATATACTCAAGCATACCGGTAGACACGATAGAGGTCGCGGCAAGGACCAAGGAGAAGCTAAGAGAGCTCGTAGAGGCCTCGGAGGCGCCGTTGCTGAGCAAGGAAGAGGTGGAGAAGCTGCGACAGATATACGAGAAGGGCAGGAGCCCCGGAGCATCGATGAGCTAG
- a CDS encoding MFS transporter, with the protein MASQAGGEKRDLWLLVIATYMFFSGMMSITSIVARYARFLGVSIASTGIIFSLASLSAAVLRIPVGVAADRIGPRPFMALGGLSLALAGLVAMVSESGLGLGITRIMQGVGLALFVAPSIYVASMVRGVSVNTAVSLRSAAISTASATAPFIAGLIVDKAGYGAAFAYAVLNSIGAAAASSLIKAGAPPARAGKPRLGEAFSALRRIWIIAVTPIVDGAVFLGFQSLPQANLKDLGYPATVFGTALSLSGATGLVARLSTSALVPLIGCIATMLMGYTLLVGATAVLLASVLPPWIYLSGSLYGAGFGLIAPSEQVLIVSNVEPRIRNTVLSMYTLSFDIGGFIGSTLLGAIAERGGYEAGYTAMLVMQALSLVLVASWSISRRRLRTC; encoded by the coding sequence GTGGCTAGTCAAGCAGGGGGCGAAAAGCGGGATCTGTGGCTACTAGTTATTGCTACCTACATGTTCTTCTCCGGAATGATGTCGATAACCTCTATCGTCGCCAGGTATGCAAGGTTCCTAGGAGTGAGCATAGCCAGCACAGGGATAATCTTCTCACTGGCGTCATTGTCGGCCGCGGTTCTCCGCATCCCGGTTGGTGTTGCAGCCGACCGCATCGGCCCCAGGCCCTTCATGGCGCTCGGAGGGTTATCGCTGGCACTCGCCGGCCTCGTAGCCATGGTGAGCGAGAGCGGCCTAGGACTAGGCATAACGAGGATAATGCAGGGCGTCGGCCTAGCACTCTTCGTTGCACCGAGCATCTACGTTGCGAGCATGGTGCGAGGAGTAAGCGTTAACACCGCCGTCTCGCTACGTAGTGCAGCTATATCGACTGCCTCGGCAACAGCGCCCTTCATAGCGGGCCTCATAGTCGATAAAGCCGGCTACGGAGCTGCCTTCGCCTACGCTGTACTAAACTCAATAGGAGCTGCGGCTGCTTCATCACTCATCAAAGCCGGAGCGCCCCCGGCAAGAGCTGGGAAGCCGAGACTAGGAGAGGCTTTCTCAGCCCTACGGAGGATATGGATAATAGCAGTAACACCAATTGTTGATGGAGCAGTCTTCCTCGGATTCCAGTCACTGCCGCAGGCAAACCTCAAGGACCTTGGCTACCCTGCCACTGTCTTCGGCACCGCGCTCTCCCTCAGCGGCGCCACAGGGCTCGTAGCAAGGCTATCAACATCGGCACTAGTGCCGCTGATAGGGTGCATCGCGACGATGCTTATGGGCTACACGCTACTAGTTGGCGCCACAGCTGTGCTTCTCGCCTCAGTTCTCCCCCCATGGATATACTTGTCGGGCTCCCTATACGGCGCAGGATTCGGCCTCATAGCGCCCTCGGAACAAGTCCTCATAGTGTCGAACGTTGAGCCGAGAATAAGGAACACCGTACTCTCAATGTATACCCTCTCCTTCGACATAGGCGGCTTCATAGGCTCAACACTACTAGGAGCCATAGCTGAGCGAGGAGGCTACGAGGCAGGCTACACCGCTATGTTAGTAATGCAAGCACTATCCCTGGTACTCGTGGCATCATGGAGTATTTCTCGCAGGAGACTAAGAACGTGTTAG
- a CDS encoding thioredoxin family protein, protein MTEAYMPWLQEYLKDMGIDEIVVKTAENEEELDKAVCRHSTTVVLFSSPTCPACAAYRPIFYTYAYKALKKYGEKKVGFYEADVYNMLEKAWELGISATPTTIIFKKCKPVDGIIGLVDEEYLAELVEKHLEK, encoded by the coding sequence ATGACCGAGGCATATATGCCCTGGCTCCAGGAATACTTGAAGGACATGGGTATAGACGAGATAGTTGTTAAGACCGCGGAGAACGAGGAAGAACTAGACAAAGCGGTCTGCAGGCACAGCACCACGGTAGTCTTGTTCAGCAGCCCTACGTGTCCAGCATGCGCCGCCTATAGGCCGATATTCTATACCTATGCATACAAGGCTTTGAAGAAGTATGGCGAGAAGAAAGTAGGGTTCTACGAGGCAGACGTCTACAATATGCTTGAGAAGGCATGGGAGCTCGGAATATCGGCTACACCGACCACGATAATATTCAAGAAGTGCAAGCCGGTCGACGGCATAATAGGGCTTGTTGACGAGGAGTATCTAGCCGAGCTCGTGGAAAAACATTTAGAGAAATAA
- a CDS encoding transglutaminase-like domain-containing protein, which produces MWRDRRLLVLVFTAVFASGFVAGLLVAKHLSCNDSCSMHAVAKTGRGHDLASIVETIRSLLVRGPSSTVRDQALRALVDYASRRSILVNESVELVPGWRQCVGLKLYKGIVYWFSVDATGGGSVDVYLVIGGREEYLGEAAPGRGLSEHLVPRSIIDASLCLLNNGSEKALVRVAVSASLPRNITNDPVYKVLAIALWARDNLRYVSDPRGLEYVASPDETLKTMSGDCDDFAVLLASMYRAVGLRAGVALVDTSGDHVPDHASVLVALPPDKEELSARMAALLQALGVPFDGFTSISRGNTTWLVIDPAMAYNGTEPWLVTLPDYEVVGFVEPG; this is translated from the coding sequence ATGTGGCGAGATAGGCGGCTACTCGTACTCGTCTTTACAGCCGTGTTCGCATCGGGATTCGTGGCTGGCTTGCTCGTGGCCAAGCACTTGTCCTGCAACGACTCCTGCAGTATGCATGCTGTCGCAAAGACGGGTAGAGGGCATGACTTAGCCAGCATAGTTGAGACTATTAGGTCGTTGCTTGTAAGAGGGCCTTCGAGCACTGTGCGTGACCAGGCTCTCCGAGCCCTCGTAGACTATGCTTCGCGGAGGAGTATCCTCGTTAATGAATCCGTTGAGCTTGTTCCTGGGTGGAGGCAGTGTGTTGGGCTCAAGCTCTACAAGGGCATCGTCTACTGGTTTAGCGTTGACGCTACGGGCGGTGGCTCCGTGGACGTCTACCTGGTTATCGGGGGGAGGGAGGAGTATCTCGGAGAAGCGGCCCCGGGCAGGGGCCTCTCTGAGCACCTTGTGCCGAGAAGCATTATTGATGCAAGCTTGTGTCTGCTTAACAATGGGTCGGAGAAGGCCCTTGTACGCGTGGCGGTCTCCGCTAGCCTGCCCCGCAACATAACTAATGACCCCGTTTACAAGGTGCTCGCAATAGCTCTCTGGGCTAGAGACAATCTGCGCTACGTCAGTGATCCAAGGGGCTTAGAATACGTGGCGTCACCCGATGAAACCCTTAAGACTATGAGCGGGGACTGCGACGATTTCGCCGTCCTCCTGGCATCAATGTATCGCGCCGTGGGGCTGCGGGCCGGGGTCGCCCTCGTAGATACTAGTGGTGACCACGTACCCGACCACGCCTCGGTACTGGTGGCTCTCCCCCCCGACAAAGAGGAGTTATCTGCGAGAATGGCTGCACTCCTCCAAGCACTAGGCGTGCCTTTCGACGGCTTCACGTCTATAAGCCGGGGCAATACTACGTGGCTCGTAATAGACCCCGCAATGGCGTATAATGGTACAGAGCCCTGGCTAGTAACACTCCCCGACTACGAGGTAGTTGGGTTCGTAGAGCCGGGGTGA
- a CDS encoding PaREP1 family protein, with translation MCVRASRAEECIRKSRELVERAIRDAQGGRVDLAAETLWDAVSLAVKAYAYGVDGKQIESDEELWEYKNRVAEKLGEEVLDIFQRAAGLHQCAGERICTPEDVVAAAQAAEKLMELVEKALSTRE, from the coding sequence ATGTGTGTAAGGGCTTCTAGGGCTGAGGAGTGTATCCGGAAGTCAAGGGAGCTCGTAGAGCGTGCAATAAGGGATGCCCAGGGTGGGCGAGTAGACCTGGCGGCCGAGACCCTCTGGGACGCGGTCAGCCTCGCGGTAAAGGCGTACGCTTACGGCGTCGACGGCAAACAGATAGAGAGCGACGAAGAGCTATGGGAGTATAAGAATAGGGTAGCAGAGAAGCTGGGCGAGGAAGTCCTAGACATCTTCCAGCGCGCGGCCGGGCTTCACCAGTGTGCTGGGGAGAGGATATGCACCCCCGAAGACGTCGTGGCGGCGGCGCAGGCTGCGGAGAAGCTAATGGAGCTGGTTGAGAAGGCCTTGAGCACTAGAGAGTAA